The segment TTAGCAACATCTCATGATTAGTTTGTTAATTGTAAACCCCCCCAAAACATTGGTGACATGTTACTGGATGTTTTCAAATCTGTAAATGTTTCAGTGAAATTTAGTGTTCAATCTCCTGTTCCTCACTCTATATCTCTGTAAATTAGGGGTTGTTACAAACTGTAAACAGTTAACAATTGCTATTCTCtgcatgtatgcacacacaggTCCACGTTCCCTGTCTGCCGAGAAAATGATTTATTTCCCCCTCTAAATGGCACTTCGGAGCATCACGATTTATGCTTGTGACACCACAGcttataaaagtatgttttataaGCTGCCTCTGGCAGGAGTTCCCACAACTTTCACACAGCTCCCCTTCTCCATTTCTTTCTAATTGATCTCACCTACAACTCAATAAGTGCTTTTTAAAGCTGCTAGTCATGTTTCTGAAAGAGGCTGGTCAACTTAAGAGCAAATAAAGACCaaagagaacagactggatccCAGACAGGGATAGTCAGGCCAGGATTGCAGTCAGAGTCAGACAGAGGCATCAAGACCATACTAACAAGTTTAAAGCATTGCTTGTGATGAATAGAGTGATTTTAATTGAATGTTGGATCATTCATTATGAATTGAGGACAATGCATCACACACACTGGGGCATATAATACTTCCTCCCTCTTGAATTGATAAGGATGCGAGATAATCAAATTACATTCTGAGGGATGTAAGCAGCAGGAAGATCCTGTTGAATTTGCCTCATGGAATCATTCAAGTTACTTTCTCTACCCCCTCTGTTCACCATTGCATCTATAATGGAAATTTTACTCAATGCAAAGTCTTATTATGACCCCCAGTTAGTTAATgagttaaatatatttaatcacAGAAGTCAAAGCTGTCTAAGTATGTAGAAGATGACTGCCGTTACGCAAAACAAATGACCAGTGATATcaatacaaaaactgtaaataaaatgagaataatttaatcaaaataaaatatggatatctctgcgatggactggcgacctgtccgggGTGTGCTCTTTCgaccgatgtcagctgggattggctccagccccccacgaccctgtacgcaggataagcggttgacaatggatggatggatggatggaaatatgGATATTGTCTGAACGACTTGCCAGGCCAATATTTTTCTGCATGCTGAGATTGGACCTGTTATTTTATCTCCAGTCATTGAGAAAGGGATTATTGTGATCAGTATAAATCAGCTAGTTggttcttttattttcttagcTAAGGCAAAACATACTCGTCTTAAAAAGGCTCAAGAAAACCCTGGGGGGATGAGGACCCTGCTGGGAATCAAGAGAGTCAAAACACATGGATGATGTCGAATTTactaaatatattaaatgtatCAACTAATAGAAGTTCATTCTTTTGGACAGCCAATTTAGTCTTGGCATCAAAATATGAGGTATGGCCTAGACGGTTTAAAATCTTAGTCTATAATTCTCCATCTAATGTTCCTACAGCAATTAGTGAATGTAACTGAATTAGTCCACTTTAAACACATTAGGTGTAAGGGCTTTTGGGCCGGACTACCTCTGCCTGTTTTGTCTATTCATTTAGAGCATATTAAAAAGAATCTCTGCcgttttattttagaaacaacTGAATCTGTTTTACATGATGAACTCCTCTGATCTTCTTGTAGTAACAAGTGCCTTGGGCTGAAAAGGCAATAGACTGgacttttataataataataataataataataatctttaattgtagagcacttttcaaaaacaagttacaaagagctttaacaagtgtaaagacaataatacccaagagacaataatacaaaaataatacaagataaaagcatgaaaacattaaaaagactaaaagacacatttaagataaatataaaattagtaaaatacaataaaataaaagggataaaataaagtcaaataagattgggaaaggatcaccagtagatagggagctgttgaaaacagagattaaatggggcccaacagaatctattactttcagtaaaaactttgtaggtattacatcaagtgggctggaggacactctcatttgtgatactctTTTTataagctcagacaagtcgatgggataaaactggttaaaactctcttgttgctggtgaggaacctctgagtaagaggcggcgggggtaatagaggctctgattgacaccaccttattggtaaaataagataaaaacaattcacagtcatcattacttccatctgaggcacaaggaggggttgggtttaccagctgatccacagtcttaaacagaaacctgggattgtgttgaTTTTTTCCAtttgcgctctgctttcctgcattccctttttagtctgcgaatgctgtcatttatccagggttgcttactagctttagacgtaggcctaacctttagaggagcagtaatatttagtgacgacaagcagatatgattgaagtgattgaccagattgttggtgtttgaatcagacaggtgttggctttactcttgtaaagcactttgtaaccaTGATCTGTGAAAGCTGCTATGAACTTTACTTACTGGTCAACAGATGCTGCTCCATGTGGCTATTTTCCAGATGATTTGAATGGACAGATGTCCCTTTTCTTAAGCGTGAGAAACATCCACTGACAATGTTTTCAGCTCTTGAAAAAGGTGAatccacattttaaaaagtattggGCATTTCATTTTTGGTATTGTATGTGGTCGTTGTTTAAGACGTTGACAGAAATAAGTGCAGTGAAGGATAGTTAATGTTAACTGTTAGGCAAGTTAGCAGCttaacttagttaacttagctagctTTCCCACGTTGCTAGAAAAATAGCAGCCTGACATATCTGACCACTCCAGCACATGTAGCTTTATAAGATTAATATGGGTAAAGAAACGCAAAAATAATATTTCCTTTGGCTGTGTGCACTGGGTGGAAGAGGAGATCACCCATTGGTAACGTGTCTTGAACGGGCAGTTAGAAAAACAATTTAGAAAACGTCATTATTGTGTTGAATATATGTTACACTTGGATAAAAGATCCGTTAACGAATTTGGAAAAAAATCTTCCACAGCTCACAATCCAGTGTAGAGTTTGGTGCCTTCCTGCAGATGCTGATGGAAGATTTGGGGCAAAGGATACATGGCTCCTTGATGGCACAGATGAACCATACACCATGTGGGTATGTCTATAATAAACCTATTACCAGGCCTGGTAAAGGTGGGGTTAAGAGAGAATTGCGTGACATGCTGAGAAGGTATAACGTTACATTAGGCAACAATGACTTCCTtctttgtattttacattttgtaactgtaaatcttaGAGCATCCTACTTTTTATTCTTGATTTGGACAGATACTGTTTAcctttatgtactgtatgtttgagCTGCTTGGAGTTCTCCTAAATCTCTACAGGTCATCCTGCTTTAGATTTTACATGTGTCACTTCATTGAGTATACTGTTCTGCGTCATGGTTACAGCTTATGTCAAGTGTAACTTCAGTGGTGTTGGCTAAGCCAGTGCTCATTGCTCTTGTGAGCTCATAAATGGGGCAAAGTAaggtttttgttgttatttaataACTGCATATCGTTAAATAAAGCTCATAGTtaaagtcatgtgacacacGTGAAATCAAAGAGCTCAATGTAGCAATGGAAAGGGTACTCTAACACTGTTCAATGCATCCGTTTTGGTACATGTGCCATCTGGTGAGAGGATTTTTATAATGAGATGGGATGTGGAGCGGGACACAACATTCATAACACTTAACAAAATTACTGTCAATATTGCCTCCATCATAAATTCTGACAGCACtacatgaaaatataaacaacTTACACCAGCTGAGTATAATATTATTTGAGACATTACCTGTGATAAATTCTTTATTGCTTTggtttttataaatgtttatttagttttttttcaacACCATAGATGTATGCATTATTGATTGAATCAGCATCATATTACATGTTGTACTACATTGAACAGTTCTGAACATAATATCCTCAAGAGGCTTGGTTATTAGAATATATAGTCTTCGTTTTTAGAATATGGAAAGCATGTGATTTCTGACATAATTTGTCTCTACCTTTTGAGAGTCGGCTGCTTTTTTGGAGAAAAGCCAGTAGTTGCAGTTCCATACACCTTGTTATGGCTCTGACTTATTGAATATTGGGAAATGATTACTGGCCTTCACAATACTATTATCAGTTAATATGTCTACTCTGAATGGTCTGTCTGACTTATAAGTTAAATCCCAGGTATTCCAATGTGCAGTGTGGCAAAAGGCatattttctccattgcttgagtgaacagtttaaatttttcttttgtcttaaCCAATATGCATCCCCATTTTGCATATGTATATTGGGATACCAGTAACTACACTCAAAACAgtgagtttgtgtttaaaacaaaccgcttacagaaaataaaaaagtgattaattgcTACATAAAACCCTGATGCAGCAGGAAAGGGAATTTAAAGCAGAAAAATTTATAAGGAGGAAAACACTATTTTTTCTACTGGTTACCCAAGTAATTTatctctgttttaaaatgatctaGTAAGCTCCATATACTCCGTGTAAACCATGGTCTGCCATGAGTTGAACACACCCAAGAATAATAACCCCCCTCAATTGTTGAAGTAATTTAATTTTGCAAGAATAATTAGACATGCTAATCTCCATAGTAGCAAACATAATTTAATTTGCGAGCCTGAAATTCGGAGTCGCCATTTCGAGAAAGCATGGACAATAAATAGTGTTTTGCTTTGTCAAAATACAGCACATTGTTAGGCCCTTGCGGAATAACTGATTAAAAGAAGTCAGTAGAAACAAGGTTTTTCTTGGTCAATACCTGTCTATGTTCCTCAGCTCAGAAAGCATTCATTTAGTTATAGACGGTTTGGGACTCTAACAATACAGAACAGAGTCATAAGACACTGCAACAAGGTTACATTGGCGGAGGCTATACGTGTTTACCACAGCACATTTCATATTGAATGTcctttttagacatttttacgCCAAATAATTGCAGTTGCATAGTTAGCCATGGCTGAGATGTGTGACCttattacatactgtatgtaggcTACTGTACCTTACATACTGATGCAACTCAAGAGAGGGGGCAATTATGAGCTATGACTGCCATCTGCAGACAGGCGTGTGGAACTATCATAAAGCAGGtttaattcaaaatgtaaaataagctGACATGAGCAAAAGGAATCAATGTCGCTTATAAATACGGTGTTTTAACAAAGCTGATTACGTGGCTTAGCAATCATGTTTATTGAGGTTGTTTAGGAAGCGTGTCCGGGCATGCGCGCTATTTTGGTGGGCCGTCTGCGTGTTGCGCCCGGCCGTTTCAGAGCCAATCACATTTCAGACAAACACAATATTGCGTCACTGTTATTGTGGTAGTTGCAACTGTATCTGCTCGCACAGATTTTGCCACCATTTCGCTGACATTTAGGCCCCTAAAACTGCGTAAACGAGAGGACCCGCAAGACTAAATCGGTACAATGTCGCGCCAAAAGGACATTTCATCGGACGAGAGTTTGCAAGGTAAAGTATAAACAACCAACAACCTTGTAAAACACGAGGTAACTAACGTTAAATCAGCTAACCTAGCCTGAGCTGAACAGACGAGGTATACATCTAATTAGCTAGATTAAAGCTTAACGTTACATTATTTTGTCGATCTATTATAAGAGGACACCCATCGGTCTAGTTAGTTAATAGGCTTGTTTGCAATAATGCCAAATCAAAATGCCTTCAAGCCGAGGACAGTCCTTATCTGTTGTTCTACTGTACATATAGCCTGCGGCAGTCCCAGCCTATATAGGCCAGTGATACCACTACTGAATAGGCTACCCAGATTTCATTCACATATTTCATGTATTAAAATCATCTGATATAAGGTTCCTGGGTTGAGCTGCATTTCAGTGGCACTGGATCCCAAAGCACCAGTCACCATGGAAGTCAGGAGCAAATCCCCACGTCCATCCAGGAGGTTGACATGGAGAAAATGCTGCTAGATGCACAGCACGAGTCAGGCAGAAGCAGCTCCAGAGGAAGCTCTCAGTGTAACAGGTTTGGGGGAGGGTTGGAAAAAGGGAagcacagtttgtgtttttcatatGCGTTGTGTAATACAGCTTGTCAAGAAGTGTTATTCCAAACGTGTGTCTTAAGTGACCATCATTTCCCTTATGTGTTGTTGGTTTCTTCACTTCTTCACAACAGCCCACTAAGAGCACAGACCCCCCTTCTTATGTGGAGAGGCTCAGAGGGAAACAGCTCGCAGGTATTTGTTGGAACCACTGACCTGCAACAAAATCATACCTGTAAAGTTATAAAATGTATCAAAGTCTAATAATAGTgtagttttattaaataattcatAGGATGTTGTACAGTATAACGTTATTTTTTAGAAATCACTGATGGCCAAGTTGTTGCTGGATGTGTTCCGACAGCACTTGATTATCTACATTTGGTGTTTTTAGTCAGATGAAGATTTCCAAGAAAGAAGACGGGAAGTAGAGAACCTGATGAAGAAAAATGCTGACTGGATCTGGGACTGGTCTAGTCGACCTGAGAACAATCCACCAAAGTATGTTGCCACCACTAATGGTGTAATTTAGTATTTTTGGTATGAAATGTCTTTGTAATTTCAGTGTACACGTACACACGGGTGACAAATAAACCAACATGAGATGTTTTAGCATGGAGTCAGGCCACTACAAGCCTCATGAACAGCTTCTGGGCTCCTTGCCAAGTCTGTTAATTAGAGGGATGAACATCAGTACTCTACAAGATATTCCCTCAATTA is part of the Micropterus dolomieu isolate WLL.071019.BEF.003 ecotype Adirondacks linkage group LG15, ASM2129224v1, whole genome shotgun sequence genome and harbors:
- the bnip4 gene encoding BCL2 interacting protein 4, whose product is MSRQKDISSDESLQGSWVELHFSGTGSQSTSHHGSQEQIPTSIQEVDMEKMLLDAQHESGRSSSRGSSQCNSPLRAQTPLLMWRGSEGNSSQSDEDFQERRREVENLMKKNADWIWDWSSRPENNPPKEFLLKYPKRSTSLSIRNTSVMKKGGVLSADFLKLFLPSLIISHILAVGLGIYIGKRLTSHNSY